The genomic region CCTGGTGGAGCTGATGGGCGGCACCCTCACCGCCGAAAGCCGCCTGCACGAAGGCAGTACGTTCTCCTTCACCCTCACCTTCAGCGGCGTACCCAGCGGCACTGCTGCCGCCCAGAGCAAGTCGGCCCCGGCCCCCAATTACTGGAGCCTTGGAGCCCGCCGGGTGTTGCTGGCCGAAGACAATGCCATCAATCAGTTTCTGGTAGAAACCCTGCTCAGAGGCTGGGGCTGGACCGTAGACACGGCTGGCACCGGCCCCGATGCGCTCCTGCTCTTCAACCAGCACCGCTACGACGTGGTGCTGATGGACATTCAGATGCCGGGCATGGATGGCGTGGAGGCCACCCGCCGGCTCCGCCAGCACCCCGACGCCGCACGCGCCGCCACGCCCATCCTGGCCCTGACCGCCCACGCCCTGCGCGACGAGGCCGAGCGGTTCCGGCAGGCGGGCTTCTCGGGTTATCTGTCCAAGCCGTTTCAGGAGGAAGAGCTGTTCCAGACCATCGCCGGAGCGCTGGGCCAGCGCCCGGCCGTGGTGGTGGCCCCCGCGCCCCCCGACACCGACCCCGCGGCCACGGCTTTGTACAGCCTGAGCGGCATCCGGCGGCTGGCCCACGGCAACGAAGAGTTTGTGCGCCGGCTGGCCCAGCTGTTCATCCAGACCACGCCACCCGCTGTGCGGGAGCTGGAGCAGCACCTAGCTGCCGCCAACTACGAGCAGCTGGGCGCGGCGGCCCACCAGCTCAAAAGCTCCCTCGATGGCCTCCATATCCGGAGTTTGCACGCGCCCATCCGGCGCCTGGAAGCCTGCCGCAAAGAGCCGCTCGACCCGCAGGAAGCCAAGCAGCTCGTGGACCTCGTGTGCAGCGTGACGGAACAGGTGATGGACGGCCTGCGCCTGGATTTTCCCGGGCTGTAAGCCGCCAGCCACGCGCCGGCCCAGCCGGCGCCTACCTTTGTCCGGTTCCCGCACTCATTGCTTTTGCTGCTCCATGACCTCTCTCCCGCTCGACACGCTCATCATCGGGGCCGGCCAGGCCGGCCTGGCGGCCGCCTACTACCTGCAGCAGCGCGGCGTGGCCTTTGCACTGCTCGACGAGCGGCCGGCCGTTGGCGACATCTGGGCGACGCGCTTTGATGCATTGAGGCTGTTTTCGCCACAGTGGGCCAGCGGGCTGCCCGGCCGGCCCTGGCCGGGACCGGCGCTGCACTATCCCTCCAAGGACGAGGCCGCCGCTTACCTGCGCGACTACGCTGTCCACTTTGGCTTCGCCGTGCACCTGGGGCAGAAAGCCACTTCCCTGACGCCGGACCCGGCCGGCAGCGGCTACGTGGTGCGCACTGCCACCGGCCAGACCTACCACGCTCAGCGGGTGATTGTGAGCACCGGGGCTTATTCGGCGGCGCGCATTCCAGCGTTTGCCGGGCAGTTGCCGGGCCGCGTGCAGCAGCTCCATAGCAGCCAGTACCGCAACCCGGCCCAGGTGGCAGGCGCGGGGCCGGTGGCGGTGGTGGGCAGCGGCAACTCGGCGCTGCAGATTGCCGCCGACCTGGCCGGCAGCGGCCGCCCCGTCTATGCTGCCTTCGACGACCAGACCCCAGCCTTCCCGAACAACCAGACCACGTGGGTACTGCTGAAGGGCACCGGCATGCTGCGCGTGTCGCGCTACAACTTTGCAGGGCGGGCCATGATGCACCGACCCGAGCCGGTGGTGCTCGGCGACCTGCAGCGCCTGCGCCGCTTCCCGAACGCGCAGTTTATGGGCCGGGCCACCGGGGCCACTGCCGAAGGCACACTGCAGGGCCGCCGCCTCACCACGCCTGCCCTGGAAGCCGTGGTATGGGCCACCGGCTTCGGCCCCGATTTCGACTGGATCAGGCTGCCTATCTTCGAAGCTGATGGCACGCCGCGCCACCACTACGGTCTCACAGAAGCGCCGGGAGTGGCTTTCATGGGTTTGCCCTGGCTGAACAGCCGCAGCTCGGCCCTGATGGGTGGGGCCGGCCCCGACGCCCGCCACGTAGTGGAGCGCCTGCTGGCGGCTTCCTGAGCCATGGCCGGCGCAGCGCTACTCCGTTTTGGAGTGCCGGCCCGGCCAGCACCCGTCTTTTCAGGAAAGCCTAAATTATGCTGCAACTACTGAGGGGCTTTCGTAGTTGTATAGGCAGTTCCCGACGCCGCTATATGGCCTCCAAGGCGAGTAAGGTGCCGGGATTTTTTTCGCTGTTTCTAACGCACTGTAGCATGTCACTTCTGATTTTTCTGGGCGTAGCGGTTGCCACGGCCCTGTTTGCCCTCAATACCTTCGACCAATTGAAAGCGTCGCTGAAGCCGATTCCCGTACGCGCCAAGAATCGCCGCTAACCGGCTGGTTTTTCGCATAAATGAGAAGCCCCGTCTGGAACCAGACGGGGCTTCTCATTTATGGGGAGGTCAGTGGCATTATGCCAGCTGCACTTCAGCGAATGACGAGCTTACGCATTTCGCTGGCGTTGTCGCCTTCAAGCTTCACGTAGTAGAGACCGTTGGCGAACTTGCTCAGGTCGAGGGTTTTGGTGAACCGGTCGTTGAGCTCCGTGATGGTTTCGCGGTAGATAACCGACCCGATGACGTTGAGCACCCGTAGCTCCAGCTTGCGGCCCTCAAAGCCATTGATGGCAATGTGGACGATGCCGGTGCTGGGATTCGGGTAAATCAGCAGGGAACGTTCCTCGGCGGGCCGTGAGGGACGGGCCGTGGGCCGCCCTACGGCCTGGCTCTGCACAGAGCTGCCAGCCAGGAGCACGAATAATAGAAAATAGCGTACGAGTTGCATCATAGTGGGCCGTAAAGCAGAAGGAAAAGCGCGAACAGAATACCTGGTGAAACGTTCGGCGCTTGATTAGGTTTGCAAAGATATTACGCTATTCCCGAATAGGTCGACAAAATATAACTCCTCTTCGACTAACTGCCCTTTTTTCGCCTCTTTTTCAGCTTCTTACCAGATAAAACAAGTTGGACGTTCTCATTATAGGCGGTGGATTGGGGGGGCTGGTGGCGGCGCTGGACCTGCGGGCGCGCGGCTACGCCGTGACGGTGGTGGAGCGGCAGCAGTATCCGTTTCACCGAGTGTGCGGCGAGTACATTTCCAATGAGGTGCTGCCGTACCTACGGCGCCTCGATGCCGACCCGGCGGTACTACAGCCGGCTCAGCTCACGCGCTTCTCGCTTAGCTCGCCGGCCGGCCGCACGCTGTCGGTGCCGCTGGACCTGGGTGGGTTTGGGGTGAGCCGCTACACGCTCGATCTGCACCTGTGCCAGCTGGCGGAAGCCCGCGGCGTCACGGTGCTGCAGAAAGCCACCGTGACGGCCGTGGCCTTCGATGCGGCCACCGACAGCCACACCGCCACGCTGGCCGACGGGCGGCAGCTGACGGCGCGCACGGTGCTGGGCGCTTTCGGCAAGCGCAGCACCTTTGACAGGCAGCTGCAGCGGCCGTTTTTTCAGCAACGCTCGCCCTACATCGGCGTCAAGCACCACCTGCGCCTGCCCGGCTACCCCACCGACCTGATTGCGCTGCACAACTTCGCCGACGGCTACGCGGGCATCTCGGCGGTGGAGGACGACCGGCTGTGCTTCTGCTACCTTACCACGCGCCAGAACCTGAAGGCCCAGGGCACCATCGCGCAGCTGGAAGCCAACGTGCTGGGTTGCAACCCGCACCTGAGGCGCATCCTCACGGAGGCCGAGTACCTGTATCCGCAGCCCGAGGTCATCAACGAAATATCCTTTGCGCCCAAGTCGTGCGTGGAAGACCACATGCTGCTGTGCGGCGACGCGGCGGGCCTGATTACGCCCCTCTGCGGCAACGGCATGGCCATGGCCCTGCACGGCGCGCAGCTGGCCGCCACCCACCTCCACGACTTCCTGCAGGGCCGCACCACCCGCGCCACGCTGGAAAGCCGCTACCGCCACGACTGGCAGCGCCAGTTCGGGCAGCGGCTGCGCGTGGGGCGGCTGGTGCAGGGCCTGTTCGGCCAGCCCGTGCTCAGCGAGGCCGTGGTGGGTGGTTTGCGCTACCTACCGGCCGCTGTGCGCGCCCTCATGCGCCGCACCCACGGGCAGGCGTTTTAAGCCGCTTTATCTTCGGCCCGTATACGGCTTCGCCGGCGCTGTAGCGCCGTGTATAGTATTTCCGCTTTCCGCTCCCTGCCTCTTCCACACGCTACCTAATTTCGTATACTGCAGTCAATGACCAGCTATTTGAGTGCCATCGGCACTGCCAACCCGCCCCACCGTCTCTTACAAGCCCAGATCGGGGATTTCATGGCCCGCGCCCTGCAGTTCGATGATGCTGACACCCGCAAGCTCCGGGCCCTTTACCGGGTGTCGGGCATCGGCCACCGCTATACCGTGCTGCCCGATTACGGCCGCGCCAACGGCGACTTCACCTTCTTCCCGAACACGACCGATCTGGAACCGTTTCCGTCGGTGGGGGCGCGTATGCGGGTGTACCGGCAGGAGGCCCTGCCGCTGGCCGCCGCCGCTGCCGAGAGCTGCCTGCAGCAGGCCCCGGAAGTAGCCGCCGACACGATTACGCATCTGATTTCGGTGAGCTGCACCGGCATGTACGCGCCGGGCCTCGATATTGAGCTGGTGAACCGGCTGGGGCTGCGGCCCGACATTCAGCGCACCTGCGTGAACTTCATGGGCTGCTACGCGGCCTTCAACGCTCTGAAGCTGGCCGACGCCATCTGCCGCGCCGATGCCGACTCCCGCGTGCTGGTGGTATGTACCGAGCTGTGCACCATTCACTTTCAAAAGCACCACGAGGAAGACCACCTGATTTCCAACGCCCTGTTCGGCGACGGCGCGGCAGCGGCCCTGGTGGTGGGCACGCCCACGGGCAGCCGGCCGCACTTGGCCATGGAGGCCTTCCACTGCGGCCTGGAACCCGACGGCCACGCCGACATGGCCTGGCACGTCAACGACTTCGGGTTTGAGATGACGCTATCGTCGTACGTGCCCAAGCTCATTCAGCGCGGTATCCGCAAGCTCACCGACGATTTGCTGCGCAACCTGCCGGTGCAGCTGGCCGACATCCGCCACTTTGCCATTCACCCAGGCGGGCGGCGCATCCTCGAAACCATCGAGCAGGAGCTGGGCCTCAGCAAGCAGGACAATGCACCCGCCTACCACGTGCTGCGCGAGTACGGCAATATGTCGTCGGCGACGGTGCTGTTTGTGCTGCGCGAGCTGCTGGGCGGGCTCACGGCCGCCGACGCCGGGGCGCCCATTCTGAGCTTTGCCTTCGGCCCCGGCCTCACGCTGGAAGCCATGCTGCTGCGGGTTGTGTAGTGGATTGGTGGAAGGTCATTCCGAGCAGCGCGAGGAATCTCGCGTGCTGACGTGGGCCTCACCCCCCGGCCCCCTCTCCCATGGAGAGGGGGAGCCTGACGTATTTCGCTCAGGCGGTCTTTAGTGAATTACTACGCTGGCGAGATTCCTCGCAAGCTCGGAATGACGTTATTCCTTCGTTCCTGCCCACCCCGCCACTCCACCAACCCGCCACTCCACCAACCCGCCACTCCACCAACCCGCCACTCCTCCCACCCCACCAAATCCTAATGCCTGATTTCACGCGCCGCGCTACTGAGGAGGAGCTGATGGACGACCTGTCGTTGGCTTCCGACGCGCTGCGGCGCAACCTCGACGAGCTGGAAACCATCAATACCTGGCTGGGCGGCTATGCGCCGGTGCTGCACGCGCTGGAGCAGCTGCGCCCGCAGCTGCCGCCGGGCCGCCCGCTGCGCCTCGCCGACCTGGGCAGCGGCGGCGGCGACACCCTGCGCCACATTGCCCGCTGGGCCCGCCGCCGCCAGATTCCGGTGGAGCTGGTCGGCATTGATGCCAACCCGTTTATGCTGCGCTACGCCACTGATAAGGCGCAGGACTACCCGGAAATCAGCTTTCAGCAGCAGGATATCTTCTCCGAGCAATTCCGGCAGCAGCCCTTCGACGTGCTGACGTGCAGCCTGTTCTGCCACCACTTCTCCGACGAGGCGCTGGCCGAAATGCTGGCCAGCTGGCAACGGCAGGCCGGGCTGGCCGTCATCATCAACGACCTGCATCGCCACCCGCTGGCCTACTACAGCATCCGCTGGCTCACGCGCCTCTTCCGCGGCTCCCACTTGGTGCAGAATGATGCGCCGCTATCCGTGGCCCGTGCCTTCACCCGCCCCGACTGGGAGCAGCTGCTGCAGCACGCCGGCATCCGACAGTACCGTCTGCGCTGGCGCTGGGCGTTTCGGTGGCAGTTGGTTTTGCTGGGGAGTGATTGGGCAGACTGAATGTCATGCTGAGGCGCAGCCGAAGCATCTCGCGTGCTAACGCCTGAAATAGCCTAACAACGTCAGCACGCGAGATTCCTCGCTTTACTCGGAATGACGTTCAAAAGAATCCACCACTCCATCATCTAGCTCCACAAGTCCGCCGCCACGCGGAAGGTGTTGGCGTGGGCTTCCACGATGTCGATGATACGCGGGGAGTAGCCGCCGCCCATGCACACCACTACCGGCAGGCCGTGGCGGTGGCAGAGGCTCAGCACGAACTCGTCGCGGAGGCGGCAGCCGGCGCGGCTCAGGGTCAGGTGGCCCAGCTTGTCGGTTTCCAGCACGTCGACGCCGCTGAGGTAAAACACGAAATCGGGCTGCTGCTCTTCCAGAAGGCGGGGCAGCGTGTCGTGCAGCAGGGCCAGGTAGGTGGCGTCGTCGGTGCCGTCTGGCAGCGGCAGGTCCAGGTCCGACTGCTCCTTGCGGTGCGGGTAGTTACGGGCGCCGTGCATGCTGAAGGTGAACACCCGCGGCTCGTGCTGGAAAATGGCGGCCGTACCGTTGCCCTGGTGCACATCGAGGTCCACGATCAGCACCTTGCGCACGTTGTAGGCCGGCGTAGCCAGCAAGTAGTCGGCGGCGGTGGCCTGGTCGTTGAGCAGGCAGAAACCCTCACCCCGGTCGCGGAAGGCATGGTGGGTGCCGCCCGCAATGTTGAAGGCCACCCCACTTTGCAGCGCCCGGCGCGCACACTCCAGCGTGCCGCCCAAGATGGTTACTTCGCGCTCAAACAGCTGCGCACTCCACGGAAAGCCGGTGGCGCGCTCCTCGTGGCGCGTAAGCTGGCCGGCGCGCAGGCGCTGGTAGTAGTCGGCGGAATGGGTGCGCATGATATCGGCTTCCGGGGGCGGCTGGGGCACGAAAAAGGCACTTTCCGGCACCGTGCCTTCGCGCAGCAGCTGCTCCGGCAGCAGCTCGTACTTGAGCATCGGGAAGCGGTGGTTTTCCGGCAGCGGATGCGCGTACAGCGGGGCCCAGGCAATGGAAAGCATGTTGGGGTGATGAGGTAACTGGATGATTTTCTGTCATCCTGAGCAGAGCGAAGGATCTTATCACGTTAGCACGACTATCAAAACGACTCGTTCACGCGTGATAAGGTCCTTGGCTCTGCTCAGGATGACAGGGGGCGCAGTGTAACGTCCTAACACCCCCGAAAACGAAAATAACCGCCGGTGGGGCGGTTACTTCGGATTCGGGGAAGGAATGCGTGGGGCGTACTGGGCTCGAACCAGTGACCCCTACCTTGTCGAGGTAATGCTCTGAACCAACTGAGCTAACGCCCCGCAGTCCTTCTGGCGGCGGCCGGAAAGCGCCAAAGATAGCAGCCGATTGCACACTTGCTACCAGGCAGCGCATAAAAATTTACAACCCCGGCCCGGATGCCGCGTAACCTTCCCTGCCGCCGCAAGTATAGCGGCTACAGAAAGCGCTGGCAGCTGTCTGCCATCACAGAATCCTACGATTTCATTTTCCTCTCTCCATGAAGAAACTACCCATACTCCTCGCCCTGAGCTGCGTTTCGTTCACGGCCGCCCAGGCCCAGCAGACGCCCGGCGGCTCGCAATCGTCTACCAACTACGCACCCGGCACCAGCGACTCGCGCAACAACGGCTTCGGCGTGAAGGCGGGCTTCAACCTCTCCGACCTGCGCGGCGG from Hymenobacter canadensis harbors:
- a CDS encoding histone deacetylase family protein, which translates into the protein MLSIAWAPLYAHPLPENHRFPMLKYELLPEQLLREGTVPESAFFVPQPPPEADIMRTHSADYYQRLRAGQLTRHEERATGFPWSAQLFEREVTILGGTLECARRALQSGVAFNIAGGTHHAFRDRGEGFCLLNDQATAADYLLATPAYNVRKVLIVDLDVHQGNGTAAIFQHEPRVFTFSMHGARNYPHRKEQSDLDLPLPDGTDDATYLALLHDTLPRLLEEQQPDFVFYLSGVDVLETDKLGHLTLSRAGCRLRDEFVLSLCHRHGLPVVVCMGGGYSPRIIDIVEAHANTFRVAADLWS
- a CDS encoding methyltransferase domain-containing protein → MPDFTRRATEEELMDDLSLASDALRRNLDELETINTWLGGYAPVLHALEQLRPQLPPGRPLRLADLGSGGGDTLRHIARWARRRQIPVELVGIDANPFMLRYATDKAQDYPEISFQQQDIFSEQFRQQPFDVLTCSLFCHHFSDEALAEMLASWQRQAGLAVIINDLHRHPLAYYSIRWLTRLFRGSHLVQNDAPLSVARAFTRPDWEQLLQHAGIRQYRLRWRWAFRWQLVLLGSDWAD
- a CDS encoding type III polyketide synthase, whose protein sequence is MTSYLSAIGTANPPHRLLQAQIGDFMARALQFDDADTRKLRALYRVSGIGHRYTVLPDYGRANGDFTFFPNTTDLEPFPSVGARMRVYRQEALPLAAAAAESCLQQAPEVAADTITHLISVSCTGMYAPGLDIELVNRLGLRPDIQRTCVNFMGCYAAFNALKLADAICRADADSRVLVVCTELCTIHFQKHHEEDHLISNALFGDGAAAALVVGTPTGSRPHLAMEAFHCGLEPDGHADMAWHVNDFGFEMTLSSYVPKLIQRGIRKLTDDLLRNLPVQLADIRHFAIHPGGRRILETIEQELGLSKQDNAPAYHVLREYGNMSSATVLFVLRELLGGLTAADAGAPILSFAFGPGLTLEAMLLRVV
- a CDS encoding NAD(P)/FAD-dependent oxidoreductase, whose protein sequence is MDVLIIGGGLGGLVAALDLRARGYAVTVVERQQYPFHRVCGEYISNEVLPYLRRLDADPAVLQPAQLTRFSLSSPAGRTLSVPLDLGGFGVSRYTLDLHLCQLAEARGVTVLQKATVTAVAFDAATDSHTATLADGRQLTARTVLGAFGKRSTFDRQLQRPFFQQRSPYIGVKHHLRLPGYPTDLIALHNFADGYAGISAVEDDRLCFCYLTTRQNLKAQGTIAQLEANVLGCNPHLRRILTEAEYLYPQPEVINEISFAPKSCVEDHMLLCGDAAGLITPLCGNGMAMALHGAQLAATHLHDFLQGRTTRATLESRYRHDWQRQFGQRLRVGRLVQGLFGQPVLSEAVVGGLRYLPAAVRALMRRTHGQAF
- a CDS encoding flavin-containing monooxygenase, producing MTSLPLDTLIIGAGQAGLAAAYYLQQRGVAFALLDERPAVGDIWATRFDALRLFSPQWASGLPGRPWPGPALHYPSKDEAAAYLRDYAVHFGFAVHLGQKATSLTPDPAGSGYVVRTATGQTYHAQRVIVSTGAYSAARIPAFAGQLPGRVQQLHSSQYRNPAQVAGAGPVAVVGSGNSALQIAADLAGSGRPVYAAFDDQTPAFPNNQTTWVLLKGTGMLRVSRYNFAGRAMMHRPEPVVLGDLQRLRRFPNAQFMGRATGATAEGTLQGRRLTTPALEAVVWATGFGPDFDWIRLPIFEADGTPRHHYGLTEAPGVAFMGLPWLNSRSSALMGGAGPDARHVVERLLAAS
- a CDS encoding T9SS type A sorting domain-containing protein — translated: MMQLVRYFLLFVLLAGSSVQSQAVGRPTARPSRPAEERSLLIYPNPSTGIVHIAINGFEGRKLELRVLNVIGSVIYRETITELNDRFTKTLDLSKFANGLYYVKLEGDNASEMRKLVIR